Proteins found in one Leptospira terpstrae serovar Hualin str. LT 11-33 = ATCC 700639 genomic segment:
- a CDS encoding dienelactone hydrolase family protein, producing MKQLISILTLVFVIQCASVPTAQLPIKSTVAGSPVEYKLDGKTYEGYLATDSSITGKRPGILVIHEWWGLNEYPKQRARQLADQGYVAFVMDVYGKGILAKDHVEAGKLSGANGDPKIILKKIYKALDILKSNPNVDSRKIGAIGYCFGGGGVIELALDGADLKGGVVSFHGFLGSKNLASGVKKIKSKVLVHHGADDPFIPKASVETFIKTVTDAKAPVTFVSHPGAVHGFTRPGSEKHGLPGLAYNEKADYTSFESMKTFFAANFK from the coding sequence ATGAAACAACTCATTTCCATTCTTACACTCGTTTTCGTTATTCAATGCGCCAGTGTGCCTACTGCCCAACTTCCGATAAAATCAACAGTTGCTGGATCGCCAGTGGAATACAAATTGGATGGGAAAACTTACGAAGGTTATCTCGCTACCGATTCCTCAATTACTGGAAAAAGACCTGGCATTCTAGTGATTCATGAATGGTGGGGATTAAACGAGTATCCAAAACAACGGGCAAGGCAATTAGCAGACCAAGGTTATGTAGCTTTTGTTATGGATGTTTATGGGAAAGGGATTCTTGCAAAAGACCATGTAGAGGCAGGAAAACTGTCCGGTGCCAATGGAGATCCAAAAATCATTCTTAAAAAAATCTACAAAGCACTCGATATCCTAAAATCAAATCCAAATGTGGATTCTAGAAAAATTGGTGCAATCGGTTATTGTTTTGGCGGCGGCGGTGTCATTGAACTTGCATTAGATGGCGCTGATTTAAAAGGAGGAGTGGTATCCTTCCATGGATTTTTAGGAAGTAAAAACTTGGCTTCTGGGGTAAAAAAAATCAAAAGCAAAGTTTTAGTACATCATGGAGCTGATGATCCTTTTATTCCGAAAGCCTCAGTTGAAACTTTTATCAAAACAGTTACAGATGCAAAAGCTCCTGTGACATTTGTTTCTCATCCAGGAGCCGTTCATGGGTTTACAAGACCAGGTTCTGAAAAACATGGACTTCCTGGATTGGCCTACAATGAAAAAGCAGACTATACATCTTTTGAAAGCATGAAAACTTTCTTTGCAGCAAACTTTAAATAG
- a CDS encoding efflux RND transporter permease subunit has product MEFLTKIVQISLQNRLFIIILTALLVFGGIYSLNHLKVDAVPDITNVQVQVITTSPALSTLEIEQYITLPVERAITGIPNLIEVRSVSRYGFSLVTAVFADGTDLWKSRQLVSEKLTEASENIPAIFGKPVIGPITTGLGEVFQFTLESELHNQMELTTYLNWYINPTLKTVPGIVEVNSFGGKTKQYQVIVDSFKAASLGVSLNQIVSAVQSNNLSTGSGYIERSGEQLIVGSDGLLKTTSDFEKIQVGKMGDGFPIYLSSIAKIIEGPRLRKGAATASGKSEVVGAVTLMLLGENSLEVTTAVKEKITQIEKTLPSGMKIKPYYDRSIMVKNTLNTIVWNLSEGAILVIIILFLMIGDFRSGLVIASVIPLAMLFAITLMFMRDLPANLMSMGAIDFGLIVDGAVILIENSHRRLGLKRKELKRDLTGKEQKETILTATIEVRKATIYGEIIIGIVYIPILTLSGTEGKMFIPMATTVLFALLGAFFLTLTLIPVLASYFLKGGHIAEGETKFFQTIHNWYTPKLDYCLREPKKVTYSTIVILVLSIILFFRLGGEFLPKLDEGNLLIEISRYPSTTLTESLQSSMKIEKAILNEIPEITEVVSRTGSPELAIEPMGVEKTDMYMDMKPRSEWTLTKGEIESKLQEIIERVAPQVAYGLSQPIEMRNNEIMAGIRADVGIKIFGDDLLQLKSIAEEISTKIKHIPGVVDLRIEQLYGLEYLRIKPNREKLARYDQSILDINRVTESISSGVPAGIVYEGMKRFEIVVKTDVGSNPEQIKNIPVKVGKNTFAPLHELSEIQIEDGPVQIYHQNQNRYALVQFNIRGSDMVSTVNSVQKVLENEIKFPVGYHYTTGGEFEKFESATKTLYVVVPITLIIIFLILYFAFNEVSAAIIIFLNVPFAITGGIFALYLRSLPFSISAGVGFIALFGIAVLNGLVLISFIRSLEHVGITKEEAVKEAAISRLRPVLTTALLASIGFIPMAISTSPGAEVQRPLATVVIGGLVSASALTLFVLPLVYLKFAAKKVFMLSKDV; this is encoded by the coding sequence ATGGAATTTTTAACAAAAATTGTCCAAATATCATTACAAAACAGATTATTCATAATCATATTAACAGCTTTACTAGTGTTTGGTGGAATTTATTCACTCAATCATTTAAAGGTGGATGCTGTTCCTGATATAACCAATGTCCAGGTGCAAGTGATTACTACATCACCGGCCTTATCCACTCTCGAAATTGAACAATACATTACATTGCCAGTGGAAAGAGCCATCACAGGAATTCCTAACTTAATAGAAGTAAGGTCAGTATCAAGGTATGGATTTTCTCTAGTGACTGCTGTCTTTGCAGACGGGACTGACCTATGGAAAAGTAGACAGTTAGTCAGTGAAAAATTAACTGAAGCATCGGAAAACATACCGGCTATTTTTGGAAAACCAGTGATTGGTCCTATTACTACCGGACTTGGAGAAGTCTTTCAGTTCACCTTAGAAAGTGAATTGCATAACCAAATGGAACTCACCACCTATTTGAATTGGTACATCAATCCAACTCTCAAAACAGTTCCTGGAATTGTAGAAGTGAATAGTTTTGGTGGCAAAACAAAACAATACCAAGTCATAGTCGATTCATTCAAAGCAGCATCACTCGGTGTTTCCTTAAACCAAATAGTAAGTGCAGTTCAGTCCAATAACCTTTCAACGGGAAGTGGGTACATTGAAAGGTCCGGCGAACAGTTGATTGTAGGAAGTGATGGATTATTAAAAACAACTTCTGATTTCGAAAAAATCCAAGTAGGTAAAATGGGAGATGGTTTTCCTATTTATTTAAGTAGTATTGCAAAAATCATAGAAGGTCCAAGATTACGTAAAGGCGCCGCCACTGCCTCAGGAAAATCAGAAGTAGTTGGTGCCGTAACACTGATGTTACTCGGTGAAAATTCTCTAGAGGTAACTACCGCAGTCAAAGAAAAAATCACTCAAATAGAAAAAACTCTACCGTCTGGAATGAAAATTAAACCGTATTATGATCGTTCCATTATGGTAAAAAACACTCTAAACACGATTGTATGGAACCTTTCCGAAGGGGCAATCCTTGTAATCATAATCCTATTCCTGATGATTGGTGATTTTCGCTCAGGATTAGTCATTGCCTCTGTCATTCCCCTTGCCATGTTATTTGCTATCACTCTTATGTTTATGAGAGACTTACCCGCAAACCTAATGTCTATGGGTGCAATTGATTTTGGTCTCATTGTTGATGGTGCTGTCATCCTGATTGAGAACTCTCATAGGCGTTTAGGATTAAAACGAAAAGAATTAAAAAGAGATCTTACCGGCAAGGAACAAAAGGAAACCATATTAACTGCGACGATTGAAGTTCGTAAAGCCACCATTTATGGTGAAATCATTATTGGAATCGTTTACATCCCTATCCTTACCTTAAGTGGAACTGAAGGAAAAATGTTTATTCCAATGGCTACTACCGTTTTATTTGCGTTACTCGGAGCTTTCTTTTTGACTCTCACACTCATTCCTGTATTAGCCTCTTATTTCTTGAAAGGGGGTCATATCGCAGAAGGAGAAACAAAATTTTTCCAAACAATCCACAACTGGTACACTCCTAAACTGGATTATTGTCTAAGAGAACCTAAAAAAGTAACATATTCCACAATTGTTATCCTTGTTCTTTCTATTATTTTATTCTTTCGGTTAGGTGGGGAATTTTTACCAAAATTAGATGAAGGAAATCTACTCATCGAAATTAGTCGTTACCCATCCACAACTTTAACTGAATCATTACAATCTTCTATGAAAATAGAAAAAGCTATTCTTAATGAAATACCCGAAATCACTGAAGTGGTTTCAAGAACCGGATCTCCCGAGTTAGCAATTGAACCAATGGGTGTCGAAAAAACTGATATGTATATGGATATGAAACCAAGGTCAGAGTGGACCTTAACCAAAGGGGAAATTGAATCTAAGTTACAAGAGATTATAGAAAGAGTGGCCCCTCAAGTGGCTTACGGATTGTCCCAACCGATTGAAATGAGAAACAACGAAATTATGGCTGGAATCCGAGCCGACGTGGGTATCAAAATTTTTGGAGATGATTTGCTTCAATTGAAATCTATTGCAGAAGAAATCTCTACAAAAATTAAACACATCCCAGGTGTTGTTGACTTAAGGATTGAACAATTGTATGGTCTGGAATACCTCAGAATCAAACCTAACAGAGAGAAATTGGCAAGGTATGACCAATCAATATTAGATATCAACCGAGTTACGGAATCTATTTCGTCGGGAGTCCCAGCAGGTATCGTTTATGAAGGTATGAAACGTTTTGAAATTGTTGTAAAAACTGATGTTGGGTCAAACCCAGAACAAATCAAAAATATTCCAGTGAAAGTTGGAAAAAATACATTTGCTCCTTTACACGAGTTGTCGGAAATCCAAATCGAAGATGGCCCCGTTCAAATTTACCATCAAAATCAAAACAGATATGCGTTAGTTCAGTTTAATATTCGTGGTAGTGATATGGTTAGTACTGTCAATTCAGTACAAAAAGTTTTAGAAAATGAGATTAAGTTTCCAGTAGGTTACCATTATACGACTGGAGGTGAGTTTGAAAAATTTGAATCCGCCACAAAAACACTTTATGTTGTGGTACCTATCACACTCATCATCATATTTTTAATTCTTTATTTTGCGTTTAACGAAGTTTCTGCGGCCATCATCATCTTTTTAAACGTTCCTTTTGCAATCACCGGTGGAATTTTTGCACTTTATCTCAGAAGTTTACCATTTAGTATTTCGGCTGGTGTAGGTTTTATAGCACTCTTTGGAATTGCGGTTCTCAATGGACTTGTGTTGATAAGTTTTATTCGAAGTTTAGAACATGTGGGAATCACTAAAGAAGAGGCAGTCAAAGAAGCAGCCATCTCTAGACTAAGACCTGTTCTTACCACAGCTCTTTTGGCATCGATAGGATTTATACCAATGGCAATCAGCACATCACCAGGAGCAGAAGTCCAAAGACCTCTTGCTACCGTAGTGATCGGAGGGTTAGTGTCTGCCAGTGCACTTACCCTCTTTGTACTTCCTCTCGTCTATTTAAAGTTTGCTGCAAAGAAAGTTTTCATGCTTTCAAAAGATGTATAG
- a CDS encoding efflux RND transporter periplasmic adaptor subunit, protein MKKQTILLFSSLILIAFSIYLWKFRGTNTSSEISDEPKDIVKLLEENRKNLSLETDVVRIEPIQTKIELIGETEAVPDAIIDVPARISGRITSVFFVEGDSIEKGQKLATIDSPELAKLRSAYLVAKSKYIATEQNLNRISSLVKMNLAAKQELIDAESNLKVIESEKISAEENLRANGLAIDNSASGVYTVYAPKSGLALSRNAIPGSIVLGNQILTTIAELSQLWFQAKIFENDLKFLSEGISGKIILNAYPDSEFDGILEHIGEKVDPESRTVHARLVFKNKNRKAKIGLFGKATLSVNGRTGIQILENAIQSYQNRKFVFIESQSNEFKWKEITTGITTDGKTEVLSGITQGDRIVTKGAFELKAILFKSTFGGE, encoded by the coding sequence ATGAAAAAACAAACAATATTACTTTTTAGTTCCCTTATCCTCATTGCCTTCTCTATTTATCTTTGGAAATTCCGAGGAACAAACACTAGTTCCGAAATTTCAGACGAACCCAAAGATATAGTGAAATTATTAGAGGAGAATAGAAAAAACCTCTCATTAGAAACAGACGTTGTTAGAATCGAACCGATCCAAACTAAAATTGAACTGATTGGAGAAACAGAAGCTGTTCCCGACGCAATCATTGATGTACCAGCTAGGATTTCAGGGCGAATTACTTCAGTTTTCTTTGTGGAAGGTGATTCCATCGAAAAAGGACAAAAGTTAGCAACCATTGATTCCCCAGAACTTGCAAAACTGAGGTCTGCCTATTTAGTTGCAAAATCTAAATACATTGCCACTGAACAAAACTTAAATAGAATCAGTTCCTTGGTCAAAATGAATTTAGCCGCCAAACAGGAGCTAATTGATGCTGAATCAAATTTGAAAGTCATAGAATCAGAAAAAATTTCGGCAGAAGAGAATTTACGAGCAAATGGACTTGCGATTGATAATTCTGCATCCGGAGTATATACAGTATATGCTCCAAAGTCTGGACTTGCCTTGTCAAGAAATGCAATCCCTGGATCCATTGTATTAGGAAACCAAATCCTAACTACGATTGCAGAACTTTCTCAACTTTGGTTTCAAGCAAAGATTTTTGAGAACGATCTGAAATTTCTTTCAGAAGGTATTTCTGGAAAAATCATATTGAATGCTTATCCTGATTCAGAATTCGATGGAATATTAGAACATATCGGTGAAAAAGTAGATCCCGAATCCAGGACGGTTCACGCAAGACTTGTTTTTAAAAATAAAAATCGTAAAGCAAAGATTGGATTGTTTGGAAAGGCAACATTAAGTGTCAACGGTAGAACAGGAATTCAAATTTTAGAAAATGCCATTCAATCTTACCAGAATCGAAAATTTGTATTTATAGAATCGCAATCTAACGAATTCAAATGGAAAGAAATCACAACAGGAATTACTACAGATGGAAAAACGGAAGTACTTTCTGGAATCACACAGGGAGATAGGATAGTTACAAAAGGAGCCTTTGAACTCAAGGCAATTCTCTTCAAATCAACATTTGGTGGAGAATAA
- a CDS encoding TolC family protein, with amino-acid sequence MNFNFFPKLFKLILSCLVYIYISIGPLHSESNDSYGVSCQKFNSLTELSQCIVRKHPDYRIEEIKLREISGRKKIASYYFPSNPVFNSYAAIRKGDSTGPALLSGPTAANNFQVMVNQEIFTNGKREIAIQIADEEFKAQVIRLESVRRFLEFGVLKKMTRFRYLYLEEENSLNSLNLVKELKKVSKARVNEGLSPGIDESLSESEEIRIFKIWNQTHRLSENAKSELEVLLGAPLEIDITQIQHWFLPKDLPKEKVYLIQMAMQMRPELSLSEKEIELSVLRQNEVRRQKIPNVTLGAFTQNDGFNERVVGGMVSFPMTVWRDYEGETIIASSKIDSSKELKESVSRNIKQEVLFALTNYLTLSEEIKLYDTQTMERAESDLKNLQEAIRFGKIKIIDAINHQRILLQTKLNYLNTKSEFELAQIELVRVLGLPSDSLGVKP; translated from the coding sequence GATTCCTATGGAGTTAGTTGCCAAAAGTTCAATTCTCTAACAGAGCTCAGTCAATGTATTGTGCGTAAACATCCTGACTATCGAATTGAAGAAATCAAACTAAGAGAAATTTCCGGCAGAAAAAAAATTGCCTCTTATTACTTTCCATCAAATCCGGTTTTCAATAGTTATGCGGCAATTAGAAAAGGAGATTCTACAGGTCCCGCTTTACTATCTGGACCCACTGCAGCAAATAACTTTCAGGTTATGGTCAACCAAGAAATTTTTACTAATGGGAAAAGAGAGATCGCAATTCAAATTGCAGATGAAGAATTTAAAGCACAAGTCATTCGCTTAGAATCCGTTAGGCGATTTTTAGAATTTGGAGTTCTAAAAAAAATGACTCGATTTCGATATCTTTATCTAGAAGAAGAAAATAGTCTCAATAGTTTAAATCTAGTGAAAGAATTGAAAAAAGTATCAAAAGCTAGAGTGAACGAAGGTTTATCTCCAGGGATTGATGAATCCCTATCGGAATCAGAAGAAATTCGGATATTTAAAATTTGGAACCAAACACATAGACTTTCCGAAAATGCAAAGTCAGAGTTAGAAGTTTTACTCGGTGCTCCTCTAGAAATAGATATAACCCAAATTCAACATTGGTTTTTACCCAAAGACTTACCAAAAGAAAAAGTATATCTAATTCAAATGGCAATGCAGATGAGACCAGAACTTTCTCTTTCTGAAAAAGAAATTGAGTTATCGGTTCTACGCCAAAATGAAGTTAGACGTCAGAAAATTCCCAACGTAACTTTAGGTGCCTTTACACAAAACGATGGATTTAATGAGAGAGTGGTTGGGGGAATGGTAAGTTTCCCTATGACTGTTTGGAGAGATTATGAAGGGGAAACCATTATAGCATCTTCAAAAATTGATAGCTCTAAAGAACTGAAAGAATCTGTTTCTAGAAATATTAAACAAGAAGTTCTATTTGCTCTAACCAATTATTTAACTCTTTCTGAAGAAATTAAACTATATGATACACAAACAATGGAAAGGGCTGAATCGGATTTAAAAAATCTACAAGAAGCCATTCGATTTGGAAAAATAAAAATTATAGATGCCATCAACCATCAACGAATTCTTTTACAAACAAAACTAAACTACCTGAACACAAAATCAGAATTTGAATTAGCTCAAATTGAACTCGTTCGTGTTCTCGGACTACCTAGCGACTCATTAGGGGTCAAACCATGA